A window of the Brassica napus cultivar Da-Ae chromosome C5, Da-Ae, whole genome shotgun sequence genome harbors these coding sequences:
- the LOC106452820 gene encoding F-box/kelch-repeat protein At1g15670-like: MELIPDLPEPVARECLLRSSYQQFPLISSVSKLWRREISLPDFLRHRKSSGHSQELVVLSQARIKPVSELGSGKTIPTPVYRISVLEPESGLWTELPPVPGKSNGLPLFCRLASVGTDLVVIGGLDPATWRTSDSVFIFSFLTSTWRNGTSMPGGPRSFFACASDSERNVFVAGGHDEDKNALTSALVYDVAEDRWALLPDMGRERDECTAIFHAGKFQVIGGYTTVEQGQFSKIAESLDVATRRWGAETKDFLAPGMTTWPPVCAAGGNGVLYACCRRDLMVMNGDTWQKVGDLPADVCNVSYVAVRRSGKLVVIGSARYGEPSVGYIWHTSDSRWEKLETCEKYEGHVQAGCFLEI, encoded by the coding sequence ATGGAGCTGATCCCTGATCTTCCCGAGCCCGTAGCCCGCGAGTGCCTCCTACGCTCCTCCTACCAGCAATTTCCTCTGATCTCCTCTGTTTCCAAACTCTGGCGGCGAGAGATCAGTCTCCCTGATTTTCTCCGACACCGTAAATCTTCAGGACACAGCCAGGAGCTTGTTGTCTTGTCCCAGGCTAGGATCAAACCTGTTTCGGAACTCGGTTCGGGAAAAACCATCCCTACTCCCGTGTACCGGATCTCTGTTCTTGAACCAGAGTCCGGTTTATGGACCGAGCTGCCTCCGGTTCCCGGCAAATCCAACGGCTTGCCTCTGTTTTGTAGATTAGCTTCTGTCGGGACGGATCTTGTCGTGATCGGGGGGCTTGACCCGGCCACGTGGCGGACCTCTGATTCTGTCTTCATCTTCAGCTTCTTGACTTCCACGTGGCGTAACGGGACGAGCATGCCGGGTGGACCACGCTCCTTCTTCGCCTGCGCTTCTGATTCTGAACGGAACGTGTTCGTCGCCGGTGGACACGACGAAGACAAGAACGCGCTGACGTCAGCTCTCGTGTACGACGTGGCAGAAGACAGATGGGCTTTACTGCCAGACATGGGCCGTGAACGAGACGAATGCACGGCTATTTTCCACGCTGGCAAATTTCAGGTCATAGGTGGTTACACCACGGTGGAGCAAGGGCAGTTTAGTAAAATCGCCGAGTCACTCGACGTCGCGACACGGCGGTGGGGAGCAGAGACTAAAGATTTTCTCGCTCCGGGGATGACTACTTGGCCTCCGGTCTGTGCAGCCGGCGGAAACGGAGTGCTTTACGCTTGCTGCCGCCGTGATCTGATGGTGATGAATGGTGACACGTGGCAGAAAGTTGGGGATTTACCTGCTGACGTGTGTAATGTATCATACGTGGCGGTAAGGAGGTCTGGTAAGCTGGTCGTTATCGGTTCGGCTCGGTACGGTGAACCAAGCGTAGGGTACATTTGGCATACGAGTGATTCTCGCTGGGAGAAGCTGGAAACGTGTGAAAAATATGAAGGTCACGTTCAAGCTGGTTGTTTCTTGGAGATATAA